One stretch of Arthrobacter polaris DNA includes these proteins:
- a CDS encoding glycosyltransferase family 2 protein: MRGERDVPTMPLDIFIPYWGDPSYMKETLNSVLAQSSDDWLLTVVDDAYPNLEIQDFVTSLDDPRIKYIRKEQNGGITANYRTCVSLATEEVMVILGCDDVLLPNYVQTISAAHKRFPSAAIIQPGVQVIDENSAVVKTFVDVIKQKLVRPHGNGPQLISGESIAANLMHGDWLYWPALAFRTDRMQAVDFRDGFPIIQDLALIMDMIYAGDQLLIEPTVCFSYRRHSESASSSKLIDGSRFVGERDYFTVAAAQARELGWTKAERAARLRITSRAHALALVPKALLSGDAKAAKTLTRHVFGS; encoded by the coding sequence ATGAGGGGAGAAAGAGACGTACCCACCATGCCTTTGGACATCTTCATTCCATACTGGGGAGACCCCAGTTACATGAAAGAAACTCTCAACAGTGTCTTAGCTCAAAGCAGTGACGACTGGTTATTGACAGTGGTGGATGACGCCTACCCTAACTTGGAAATCCAAGACTTCGTGACGAGCCTGGATGATCCTCGCATCAAGTACATTCGCAAGGAACAAAACGGTGGCATAACTGCGAACTACCGTACGTGTGTTTCCCTGGCCACCGAAGAGGTCATGGTCATCCTGGGTTGCGATGATGTTTTGCTGCCCAATTATGTTCAGACTATTTCCGCAGCCCATAAGCGCTTCCCGTCAGCAGCCATCATCCAACCGGGCGTCCAGGTCATCGATGAAAATAGCGCCGTGGTCAAAACCTTTGTTGATGTTATTAAGCAGAAGCTCGTGCGNCCCCATGGTAACGGCCCTCAGCTGATCTCCGGGGAATCCATTGCAGCTAACTTGATGCACGGTGACTGGCTGTACTGGCCTGCCCTGGCGTTTCGCACGGATCGTATGCAGGCCGTGGACTTCCGCGACGGCTTCCCCATCATTCAGGACCTGGCTCTGATCATGGACATGATCTATGCAGGGGACCAACTCCTGATTGAACCCACCGTGTGTTTCTCCTATCGCCGGCACTCAGAAAGCGCCTCTTCATCGAAACTGATTGACGGTTCACGCTTTGTTGGTGAACGGGACTACTTCACCGTCGCAGCTGCCCAGGCACGTGAACTTGGCTGGACCAAGGCTGAACGCGCCGCCAGACTACGTATCACCTCACGCGCCCATGCTCTGGCGCTGGTACCCAAGGCTCTTCTCTCAGGGGACGCCAAGGCAGCCAAAACCCTGACCCGTCATGTCTTCGGGTCTTAA
- a CDS encoding NAD(P)-dependent oxidoreductase — MQNSPDSRTETVLVTGGAGFIGCAISESLLQSFXRVVVVDNLHPQIHESGERPDGLAEGVELIVADITDASTWDRVLPAVKPDVVIHLAAETGTGQSLEEATRHTLVNVVGTSQLLDGFIRNKALPRRIVLSSSRAVYGEGAWRDAQGVLFYPGQRTSDTLDKSVWDFSDAEPTAMNAAEVFPAPVSVYGATKLAQENILQAXGKSYGVETAILRLQNVYGPGQSLINPYTGIMSLFCRIAMGGRSIPLYEDGLVRRDFILIDDVASAIVAGATSPQTHPTPLDIGSGEFQTIGTAAEAIAVRYGAPAPHVTGQYRXGDVRHAWADISAAGSVLGWTPRYNLQQGIERLADWIDSQPDVKPA; from the coding sequence ATGCAGAACTCNCCCGATTCACGGACGGAAACCGTCCTCGTCACTGGTGGCGCAGGATTCATTGGATGCGCCATCTCTGAATCCCTGCTCCAATCCTTCAANAGGGTTGTAGTGGTTGACAATCTGCACCCGCAGATTCATGAATCAGGNGAGCGTCCGGACGGCTTGGCTGAGGGCGTCGAATTGATAGTTGCAGATATTACTGACGCCTCAACGTGGGACCGCGTACTTCCAGCGGTCAAACCGGATGTAGTTATTCACTTGGCGGCTGAAACTGGTACCGGGCAGTCGCTTGAAGAGGCAACCCGCCACACCCTAGTCAACGTGGTGGGCACCTCTCAGCTCTTGGACGGATTCATCCGCAACAAAGCTTTGCCTCGCCGTATTGTGCTCTCATCCAGCCGCGCAGTCTACGGNGAGGGCGCATGGCGCGACGCTCAGGGAGTACTGTTCTACCCTGGCCAACGCACCAGCGATACTCTGGATAAATCAGTGTGGGATTTCTCTGATGCTGAGCCGACCGCCATGAACGCTGCAGAAGTNTTTCCTGCCCCTGTCAGCGTCTATGGAGCCACCAAACTGGCCCAGGAGAACATTCTGCAGGCTTGNGGGAAGTCCTACGGCGTGGAGACGGCTATCTTGCGGCTCCAGAACGTTTATGGGCCAGGGCAGTCTTTGATCAACCCGTACACGGGTATCATGAGTTTGTTCTGCCGCATTGCCATGGGCGGGCGCTCCATCCCGCTGTACGAGGATGGCCTGGTTCGACGCGACTTCATTCTGATCGATGATGTAGCCTCAGCGATAGTGGCCGGGGCAACCTCGCCTCAGACGCACCCCACGCCTTTGGACATTGGTTCCGGNGAGTTCCAGACCATTGGTACCGCTGCCGAGGCCATCGCTGTCCGCTATGGCGCTCCAGCACCCCATGTAACCGGCCAGTACCGTCANGGGGATGTCCGGCACGCATGGGCTGATATCAGTGCCGCCGGCAGCGTCCTGGGCTGGACCCCGCGTTATAACCTCCAGCAGGGAATAGAACGCCTCGCTGACTGGATTGATTCTCAGCCTGACGTCAAGCCTGCCTAA
- a CDS encoding acyltransferase family protein encodes MTQGTILKLESKPTQPASGLQGPRRKYLPEVQGLRALAVLMVVAYHVWFGRISGGVDIFLLISSFLLTGQFTRKLESGRALELFKYWIHLFKRLLPLIAITLVATLGATWYFLAESRWAGIFNQTWASLFYYQNWFLASESVDYYAAQHSVASPLQHFWSLSIQGQIFILWPMIXAVAALITPKVRLKIRTLLTIMFGAVFAASLTFSIITTANNQAFAYFDTRTRLWEFALGSLLALLLPYLKFVRPARIXLGWFGIVAMLSCGIILQVGQQFPGYMALWPTLAAACVIIAGCTDSKIGADRFLSWXPLVKLGDSSYALYLLHWPILVIYLVASGQQTASPVAGLIIIVASIVAAWLATTFIDAPLRRNPWIXEKRRRALAVILICVAVVVVPLSTWQAKVHAENVQAMAQAARNNPGAASLLPGFVDEADADAGILPTKTAMADDWPQFTGGNCTTDGAELLNLCDNGITDGPKSIMVLGSSHAHVLNTPILEMARENHWNLTSLTKGYCPLGEDTAAGNSESCAAFNKDTLAKVLAMKPDVVVTTSTRTNVLWEIPEELDPAWLSTVETLNAAGIKVIAVRDTPXILENVPDCLEETSTDSLGCGAKRVDLYDEVXPTDEVAQSLPGTTFLDFSDYFCNDTICPAVIGNVIVYKDDNHVTATYMKSLTPIFEXEFQAATGWDMKYSQ; translated from the coding sequence ATGACTCAAGGCACCATATTGAAGCTGGAATCCAAGCCCACTCAACCGGCTTCAGGGTTGCAGGGACCAAGACGGAAGTATCTTCCAGAGGTCCAGGGCTTGCGAGCTCTCGCTGTACTTATGGTGGTTGCCTACCATGTTTGGTTTGGTCGGATTTCCGGTGGCGTGGATATCTTCTTGCTCATCTCCTCCTTCCTCTTAACCGGTCAATTCACCAGAAAACTGGAGTCCGGTAGAGCGCTTGAGCTCTTCAAATACTGGATCCACTTGTTCAAAAGACTCTTGCCTCTCATAGCCATAACTCTTGTGGCCACCCTCGGTGCCACCTGGTATTTCCTCGCGGAGTCACGGTGGGCCGGGATCTTTAATCAGACGTGGGCTTCGCTGTTCTACTATCAGAACTGGTTCTTGGCGTCTGAGTCTGTCGATTACTACGCCGCACAACACAGCGTAGCCAGCCCGTTGCAGCATTTCTGGTCGCTGTCCATCCAAGGTCAGATATTCATCCTGTGGCCGATGATTNTTGCTGTCGCTGCCTTGATTACTCCTAAAGTGCGGCTGAAGATCCGGACGTTGTTGACTATTATGTTTGGGGCAGTCTTTGCTGCGTCGCTGACGTTCTCCATCATCACTACGGCAAATAACCAGGCGTTTGCATACTTTGATACCAGAACCCGGCTCTGGGAGTTTGCTCTGGGCTCTTTGCTTGCCTTGCTCTTGCCTTATTTGAAGTTCGTCCGTCCTGCACGCATTTNNTTGGGCTGGTTTGGCATCGTGGCCATGTTGTCCTGCGGGATCATCTTGCAAGTGGGTCAGCAATTCCCCGGCTATATGGCCTTGTGGCCAACACTTGCGGCAGCGTGCGTCATCATCGCCGGCTGCACAGATAGCAAGATCGGTGCTGACCGATTCCTGAGCTGGNGGCCCCTTGTGAAACTTGGTGACAGTTCCTATGCCCTTTACCTCTTGCACTGGCCAATACTGGTTATCTACCTTGTTGCTTCCGGGCAGCAAACCGCCAGCCCGGTGGCAGGGCTCATTATTATCGTGGCGTCCATTGTGGCTGCCTGGCTGGCTACGACGTTCATTGACGCACCTCTACGTCGGAACCCATGGATANGCGAAAAGCGTCGTAGGGCACTTGCCGTCATCCTTATCTGCGTTGCGGTCGTGGTAGTTCCACTGAGCACGTGGCAAGCCAAAGTACACGCCGAGAATGTCCAAGCAATGGCTCAGGCAGCAAGGAATAATCCTGGTGCGGCATCCTTGCTGCCAGGTTTCGTCGATGAGGCAGATGCAGATGCGGGAATTCTGCCCACAAAGACTGCCATGGCTGACGATTGGCCACAGTTCACTGGCGGGAACTGCACCACGGATGGAGCGGAACTTCTGAACCTGTGCGATAACGGAATTACCGACGGTCCGAAATCCATCATGGTGCTGGGAAGCTCCCACGCGCATGTATTGAATACGCCGATCTTAGAGATGGCGAGAGAGAACCACTGGAATCTAACGTCCTTGACCAAGGGATACTGTCCGTTGGGAGAAGATACCGCAGCTGGCAATTCTGAGAGTTGTGCTGCCTTCAATAAGGACACCCTGGCCAAGGTGTTGGCGATGAAGCCTGATGTGGTGGTGACCACAAGCACGCGTACTAACGTCCTTTGGGAAATTCCGGAGGAGCTTGACCCAGCATGGCTGAGCACCGTGGAAACCTTGAACGCTGCCGGGATCAAGGTGATTGCAGTCAGGGACACACCCNGCATTCTAGAAAATGTACCCGACTGTCTTGAAGAAACTTCCACTGACTCTTTGGGCTGCGGAGCCAAGCGCGTGGACCTGTATGACGAGGTANGCCCTACGGATGAAGTTGCGCAGAGTCTTCCCGGCACAACGTTCTTGGACTTTAGCGATTACTTCTGCAATGACACCATTTGTCCGGCGGTCATTGGCAATGTAATTGTGTATAAGGACGACAACCATGTGACGGCGACATACATGAAATCTCTCACGCCGATCTTTGAANAAGAGTTCCAAGCGGCCACGGGATGGGACATGAAGTACTCGCAGTAG